One Heptranchias perlo isolate sHepPer1 chromosome 5, sHepPer1.hap1, whole genome shotgun sequence DNA window includes the following coding sequences:
- the LOC137321496 gene encoding uncharacterized protein → MTTIDTTNCRLTVERISKKIAHLDTDIKFLQSCKKADKIPKGLQITNPLKSTYNSDYAERLCRRTSRTLRNHLIHQLYSRRHNLETKIESILSTCTQDTADQLRYTAKQMRQRNYAAYMKTKSRKLEKLGITTSNDQASPGTTVATTGKSIVNLSDHTLQPDEIEVLSRGLNFCPTTKMDPTSLAADTEEFIRRMRLREFYHKPQDFSSEPNETIDDPEQQTEGSAVQQPKRKESNWTPPEGRCPQLDMYAQAVRKCVNARFISRTQKTVQNVTRAQRNAINALKTNRNIVIKPADKGGAIVIQNRTDYCKEAYRQLDNQEHYRRLPADPTKEHTHQLNKLIKTFDPDLQSILRILIPRNPRVGDFYCLPKIHKANTPGRPIVSGNGTLCENLSGYIEGILKPIVQGTPSFCRDTTDFLQKLSTHGPVEPGTLLTTMDVSALYTSIPHDDGIAATASILNTNNSQSPEAILQLIRFILDHNVFTFDNQFFTQTHGTAMGTKFAPQYANIFMHKFEQDFFTAQDLQPTLYTRYIDDIFFLWTHGKESLKRLHDNINKFHPTIKLTMDYSSESVSFLDTRISIKDGHLSTSLYRKPTDNLTMLHFSSFHPNHVKEAIPYGQALRIHRVCSDEEERDGHLQTLKDALVRTGYDARLIDRQFRRATAKNRIDLLRILTRDATNRVPFVVQYFPGAEKLRHVLRSLQHVINEDKHLAMAIPTPPLLAFKQPPNLKQTIVRSKLPSFQENSVHDATQPCHGNLCKTCQIIDTDTTITRDDTTHQVHGSYSCDSANVVYLIRCRKGCPRAWYIGETMQTLRQRMNGHRATIAKQEGSLPVGEHFSSHGHSSTDLRVSVLQGGLRDTRQRKIVEQKLIAKFRTHEDGLNRDLGFMSRYTLPHQRTNVICF, encoded by the coding sequence atgactaccatcgacaccacaaactgccggctcacagtggaaaggatatccaagaagatcgcgcatttagacacagacatcaagtttttacagagctgcaagaaagcagacaagatcccgaaaggactccagatcacgaacccactcaagtccacatacaactcggattacgctgagagactctgccgccgtacctctcgcacactccgcaaccatctcatacaccaactctacagcagacgccacaacctcgaaaccaagatagagtccatactctcaacctgtactcaggacacagcagaccagctacgttataccgccaaacagatgaggcaacggaactacgctgcctacatgaaaaccaagagcaggaagcttgagaaactcggcatcaccaccagcaacgaccaagcttcccctggtaccacggttgcaaccacagggaagtctattgtcaatttatccgaccacacccttcaaccagacgaaatcgaagttctcagccgagggctcaatttctgccccactaccaaaatggaccccactagtctcgcggcggacacagaggaattcatcaggagaatgaggctccgggaattctaccacaaaccccaagatttcagcagcgaacccaatgagacaatcgacgatccggaacagcagacagagggatccgcggtacagcaaccgaagaggaaagagtcaaactggactcctccggagggtcgctgccctcagctggacatgtatgctcaagctgtcaggaaatgcgtcaatgccagattcatcagccgcactcagaagacagtccagaatgtcacccgagcacaacgcaacgccatcaacgctctcaagaccaaccgcaacatcgtcatcaaaccagcggacaaaggaggagccatagtcatacagaacagaacagactattgcaaagaagcataccgacaactggacaaccaggaacactacagacggttacccgcagatccgaccaaagaacacacccaccagctcaacaaactgatcaagaccttcgatccagaccttcaaagcatcctacgcattctcatcccacgtaatccccgcgtgggagacttctactgcctcccaaagatacacaaagccaacacacccggacgtcccatcgtatcaggcaacggaaccctgtgtgagaacctctctggatacatcgagggcatcctgaaacccatcgtacagggaacccccagcttctgtcgcgacactacagacttcctacaaaaactcagtacccacggaccagttgaaccaggaacacttctcaccacgatggacgtctcggcactatacaccagtatcccccacgatgacggcatcgctgcgacagcatcaatactcaacaccaacaacagccaatctccggaagccatcctacaactcatccgcttcatcctggatcacaatgtcttcaccttcgataaccagttctttacccaaacacacggaacagccatggggaccaaattcgcaccccaatacgccaacattttcatgcacaagttcgagcaggacttcttcactgcacaagacctccaaccaacactatacaccagatacatcgacgacattttctttctatggacccacggcaaggaatcactaaagagactacacgataacatcaacaagttccatcccaccatcaagctcaccatggactactcctcagaatcagtttctttcttggacacacgaatctccatcaaagacgggcacctcagcacctcactctaccgcaagcccacggacaacctcacgatgctccacttttccagcttccaccctaaccacgtcaaagaggccatcccctatggacaggccctgcgaatacacagggtctgctcagacgaggaggaacgcgatggacacctacagacgctgaaagacgccctagtaagaacgggatatgacgctcgactcatcgatcgacagttccgacgggccacagcaaagaatcgcatagacctcctcaggatactaacacgggacgcaaccaacagagtaccctttgtcgtccagtacttccccggagcggagaaactacgccatgttctccgcagccttcaacatgtcatcaatgaggacaaacacctcgctatggccatccccacacctccactactcgcctttaaacagccacccaacctcaaacagaccatcgttcgcagcaaactacccagctttcaagagaacagcgtccacgacgccacacaaccctgccacggtaacctctgcaagacatgccagatcatcgacacagataccaccatcacacgagatgacaccacccaccaggtgcatggttcatactcctgtgactcggccaacgttgtctacctcatacgttgcaggaaaggatgccccagagcatggtacattggcgagaccatgcagacgctgcgacaacggatgaacggacaccgcgcaacaatcgccaaacaggagggttccctcccagtcggggaacacttcagcagtcatggacattcatccaccgaccttcgggtaagcgtactccaaggcggccttcgagacacacgacaacgcaaaatcgtcgagcagaaattgatagccaagttccgcacccatgaggacggcctcaaccgggatcttgggttcatgtcacgctacacgttaccccaccagcgaacaaatgttatctgtttttaa